TATGAATGTTAACAAAACCAGGGGCTTAAAGAGCAAGATAGACCTGGTTTTGGTTGTACACTCATGCCAAACCGGAGTCTCCTCAATCTCATTCTCTGATATGGACCGCACATCACTGAACAAGGATTTTCAGTTCTTGGCTATAAAATGTCAATCAGATTGCTGTATAATAAACAGGCTAAATACCTTTTCATGGAATTCGACACCTGCTAGAGGGCGAGGAATGTGTCAACTTCCCTTTTGCAACTCGAACAGAAGAATTATGATAACTGAATACAGAGTTAGAACTTAGACATCTAACATTATAAATGTGAGAGGTCCAAAATGGATTTGGAGATGGAAATAAGTGTAAGAGCTCCAAAACTGATAATCTAGATGTGTGCATTGCCTTTAAATCCAGAttcttatcacatgcaaatgagttagaaaaaaattaaaacaactCAAATAAACTATTAATATTAAAGGTGTCTGATATacaataagatttttttttttttttttttttttacaataggCCCTCAATTATACTATTTATGGTGTTAGACCTAAAATTAACCTTAGCTCACAATAAGAAAATCTCACTTGTGGTGGTAGTTTTAAATTGGCTTAAGACCCAATTAGGTCCCTTAGTCAATTAGATTTTCGACTTTGTAAAATCATAAATTAGGTTGTTAACATCTATCTTGAAGTCAATTAGTTCCTGACTTTCTAAAATCTTCAATTAGACTCTTAATGTATGTTGAAACTACCAATTGTATCCCTCCCTAAATTGAAATAAAGTTTCGGTTTGGCTTTTATATTTTCAGTTTCggttattttatcttttttgtTCGGTTTTGATTAGTATGTTATGATATTCTCAGTTTTAGTAAAAACAATTAGCTAAATATAAccgaaataaatattatttacacataaaaaatagggtaaagtacgaaaaaaataaACTCGTGGTTTGACCAAGTTATAAATGTAGTTCTTTAGTTTAAAAACTTACTAATGCGGACATCCATCCAAAGAAGGAGGATTAGGGGTCTCAATATGTTTTTGCCTGATGTAAACTTCAAGTTTAAATTGTGTTGATCAACTAAGTAAAAAGAATATCAGATACTATGAAATAAAATAGTCAGATTAGAAAACTTTAATTCAATTGGAATTGATAtccatataaataaaaaaagtgcAGCTCGTCTTCAATGTCAATGATATGccaaattcaaaattcaaactATTGACATAAAAATCCATCACTGAAATGCAAAATTCCAACCTCAATTCAATGACAATGTTCATCACTTTCTGAATTCAGCTCAGCAGATATATATCAAATACCAAAAAGATAAAGACTCTATGAAATGAATCCAATTACAATTCATATCCATATAGATTGACCCCAACAGAAGGAAGAAACCCATCATATAAAGCATTCAAGAAAAGATTAATAAAGGTTACTAGTGGTACCTGATTTCTGTTGTATTACTTCCTTCCATAAGCAGTAGTATTAATAAGAGATACGAAATAGTAAAATGGTAGTAAAATGAATGAATGGGATGAACAAAACCAAATATGTAATGCAGATCATACTCAAATTTCAACACAACATCTGCTATGTTTATTGGATAGATAAATTTGCAAATACATCTTGATTACTGCATCTACATGTCATTCTTCATTGTTTCCAGATTTCCTTGTATCAGAAAGATTTAACTTACGGTTATACAAAGTAATCAAATGAGGAGCTTCCTCATGAAAATTCACATATTTTTCCAAGAACTGCACCTCCGAACACCTGAACAGAGTAGATATGCTTGAATCCAATTTAACCAGACCCTTGGATGACAGAAATTGAATAACTGCGCCTCTTGGAATGAGTCTCTTCTTCAAGCTTAATCCGACTAGCATAGGATAATTCATAATGACTGAAGACTCTAAACCGAGCTTGTTGACATAAAAATCCATTGTAGCCCTTATATTATCCTCTGAGTATGCCATGAACCGTGGAAACTTTTTGAAAGCAATATTGATATCTTTATCAGACCAACCCCACCTCTTATAAACCTCTacctttctatccctctttaatTTGCTCACTACTGTCAATATGATGATTGCTTCAACAAACTGCAACTTCAAAGGACTGAATCCCATTTCCTTCACTTCTTCCACGATCTTTTTGAATTTGACTGGAATTGTTTCAATGCATTGCCAATGTTTACGAATTAGCCACAATATATTTGATTCAGGCACTCCATTTTCTCTTAAGATGTTGATATTATGTACCATTGCTTC
The window above is part of the Euphorbia lathyris chromosome 3, ddEupLath1.1, whole genome shotgun sequence genome. Proteins encoded here:
- the LOC136224447 gene encoding uncharacterized protein translates to MFHSICKTLLHSRNRYIVTAYHNPSMVLPLILRYFSSDADTRHSFTLSYLTKTCGLSPKSALSASKIVQFESSEQPDSVLSSFQKFGFSKIQISEIIRKFPKMLYCNPEKTISPKLEFFLSRGASTPELVKIFTSYPWILNRSLQNQLIRTFNILIGLFQSEDKVIEVMKRNPRVLRNSPEAMVHNINILRENGVPESNILWLIRKHWQCIETIPVKFKKIVEEVKEMGFSPLKLQFVEAIIILTVVSKLKRDRKVEVYKRWGWSDKDINIAFKKFPRFMAYSEDNIRATMDFYVNKLGLESSVIMNYPMLVGLSLKKRLIPRGAVIQFLSSKGLVKLDSSISTLFRCSEVQFLEKYVNFHEEAPHLITLYNRKLNLSDTRKSGNNEE